A window of Streptomyces armeniacus contains these coding sequences:
- a CDS encoding HhH-GPD-type base excision DNA repair protein → MNTTVRLAQQPEADELLSRDPLAALIGMLLDQQVPMEWAFTGPYTIAQRMGRETLDAGEIASYAPEEFAALLSAKPAVHRYPGSMAKRVQQLCRHLVDEYGGDPRTLWRDAATGRELLNRLNALPGYGKQKSQIFVALLGKQYGVRPEGWREAAGAYGEEGSYRSVADITGPDSLDRVRAHKREMKQAAKAAAKKP, encoded by the coding sequence ATGAACACCACCGTACGGCTTGCCCAGCAGCCGGAGGCCGACGAACTGCTCAGCCGTGACCCGCTCGCCGCCCTGATCGGCATGCTGCTGGACCAGCAGGTGCCGATGGAATGGGCGTTCACCGGCCCGTACACCATCGCGCAGCGCATGGGCCGCGAGACGCTCGACGCGGGGGAGATCGCGTCGTACGCGCCCGAGGAGTTCGCGGCGCTGCTCTCCGCGAAGCCCGCCGTCCACCGTTACCCGGGGTCGATGGCCAAGCGCGTCCAGCAGCTGTGCCGGCACCTGGTCGACGAGTACGGCGGCGACCCGCGCACCCTCTGGCGCGATGCGGCGACCGGCCGCGAGCTGCTGAACCGCCTCAACGCCCTGCCGGGCTACGGCAAGCAGAAGTCCCAGATCTTCGTGGCGCTGCTCGGCAAGCAGTACGGCGTACGCCCGGAGGGCTGGCGGGAGGCGGCGGGCGCGTACGGCGAGGAGGGCTCGTACCGTTCCGTCGCGGACATCACCGGTCCGGACTCCCTGGACCGCGTACGCGCGCACAAGCGTGAGATGAAGCAGGCGGCGAAGGCGGCCGCGAAGAAGCCGTAG